A genomic window from Promicromonospora sukumoe includes:
- a CDS encoding condensation domain-containing protein yields MEYTELSDYDLPAGVVTSWTPRADAGRWHQDPRDLSPGHEAHLRDSEPGSWIGSVLRVPGPYEPEPLRRAIHAWVSRHEVLRTTVTRDAGAGWRRVTAPAEAVAIRDLVVGDLTGDQVTALLPSLLADVSPTAWPHCVLATVVPEPAVGSGGGESFVLAFGADHSVMDAYSQLLWFEEIVSLYDAARRGVPDAELRALEVGSHVDFSADDRKLAMTLASDGEPVHRWLDFLGAGATFPRYGSDGITHPAADDAEAALRQASRSEWLATTDQTDDLSARSRARGASAQSGVLALFAHAARRVHGIDRLRFVLPMHTRYAPQHAAAVGWYVGLCPVDLDLDGVDPVLRALDGGRDSGHVVDGTALTAAVERVHAAIAAGKPLVRYSFARIAELGGITDGPHLAVSYVDTRFVPGAERWSTWDARTLRSPAYGTDELYLWFLRTHDGLNVSARHPDTPEAHAAMDALVEELRASFRAFGTAGLSEAVA; encoded by the coding sequence ATGGAATACACCGAGCTTTCGGACTACGACCTGCCCGCCGGGGTCGTCACGTCCTGGACGCCGCGCGCCGACGCCGGACGCTGGCACCAGGACCCCCGCGACCTGTCCCCGGGGCACGAGGCGCACCTGCGCGACTCCGAGCCGGGCTCCTGGATCGGGTCGGTGCTCCGCGTGCCCGGGCCCTACGAGCCGGAGCCGCTGCGCCGGGCCATCCACGCCTGGGTGAGCCGCCACGAGGTGCTGCGCACCACCGTCACCCGCGACGCCGGCGCGGGCTGGCGCCGCGTCACCGCCCCGGCCGAGGCTGTCGCCATCCGTGACCTCGTCGTCGGCGACCTGACCGGCGACCAGGTCACGGCGCTGCTGCCCAGCCTGCTCGCCGACGTCTCGCCGACCGCCTGGCCGCACTGCGTCCTCGCCACGGTCGTGCCGGAGCCGGCCGTAGGTTCCGGCGGCGGCGAGAGCTTCGTGCTCGCGTTCGGCGCCGACCACTCCGTGATGGACGCCTACTCCCAGCTCCTCTGGTTCGAGGAGATCGTCTCCCTGTACGACGCCGCCCGTCGCGGCGTGCCCGACGCCGAGCTGCGCGCGCTGGAGGTCGGCTCCCACGTCGACTTCTCCGCCGACGACCGCAAGCTCGCCATGACGCTCGCCTCCGACGGCGAGCCTGTGCACCGCTGGCTCGACTTCCTCGGGGCGGGCGCCACGTTCCCCCGCTACGGCAGCGACGGCATCACGCACCCCGCCGCCGACGACGCCGAGGCCGCCCTGCGGCAGGCCTCGCGCTCGGAGTGGCTCGCCACGACGGACCAGACCGACGACCTCAGCGCCCGCAGCCGGGCCCGCGGCGCCTCCGCCCAGTCCGGGGTGCTGGCCCTGTTCGCGCACGCCGCGCGGCGGGTGCACGGCATCGACCGGCTCCGGTTCGTCCTGCCGATGCACACCCGGTACGCGCCGCAGCACGCGGCCGCCGTCGGCTGGTACGTGGGCCTGTGCCCCGTGGACCTGGACCTGGACGGCGTGGACCCGGTGCTGCGCGCCCTCGACGGGGGCCGCGACTCCGGCCACGTGGTCGACGGCACCGCGCTGACCGCCGCCGTCGAACGCGTGCACGCCGCGATCGCCGCCGGGAAACCCCTGGTGCGCTACTCGTTCGCCCGCATCGCGGAGCTCGGCGGCATCACCGACGGCCCGCACCTCGCCGTCTCGTACGTGGACACGCGGTTCGTGCCCGGCGCCGAGCGCTGGAGCACCTGGGACGCCCGCACCCTGCGCAGCCCCGCGTACGGCACCGACGAGCTCTACCTCTGGTTCCTGCGCACCCACGACGGCCTCAACGTCTCCGCCCGCCACCCCGACACCCCCGAGGCGCACGCCGCGATGGACGCCCTGGTCGAGGAGCTGCGCGCCTCCTTCCGCGCGTTCGGCACCGCGGGCCTGAGCGAGGCGGTCGCATGA